From the genome of Solanum lycopersicum chromosome 12, SLM_r2.1:
TCATGTTCGTTTTTGGCTTGTGAAGGAGTTTGAGTTCACAGTCACATTCTTGAAAGATGGATTTCTCGTTGACCTAGTGGTCGAGGAAGCAGGACGAGTTCTTAAGCTCGACTCACTCAGCAGAACTGAGCAGTGGAAAGGAGTTGATGTCTTAATCTTCAACAGCTACCATTGGTGGATACATACTGGACGCCTACAAACGTACACTTCTTCACTAACTTAATTGAAGCCAAACTCCGTTGTTTTGTATTACAAGAAAAATTACATTGTCCTGTTTTTTTTCCGCAGTTGGGACTATTTTCAAGTTGGTGACAAACTATACAAGGAGATGGACCATATGGAAGCATATAATATCGCATTAACTACTTGGGCTAATTGGGTTGATTCCAACATTGATCCTGCTGTGACTAAAGTGTTCTTCCAAGGAATTTCTGCTGTTCATTATTTGTAAGTTAATTATCAGACAACTTCTCTTTTTCTCGTCTAATCATTTAGGTGTCGTTCACATTAAAATCTCAACATAAACCTTAGAACGACAGTAAAATTGTCTCCATCTGACCTATAGGTCACGAATTGTAGCCGTGATATGTATCAGTCACTATTGCTTCTGTCATGGTAGGTGGCCTAAACGTACTACATCCCCTTGGGGTATGATCCTTCTACAAACCTTCCATGAACACGAGATGATGCTTCGTGAACGGGCTTATATTTTTAATCCAAACATACTACTCCCTccatctcaatttatgtgatgtaGTTGACTGggcacggagtttaagaaatatGAGAAGATTTTGCAATGTTCCAAGAGTACACTTTTATATACTTCTTGTCAAATAAGTGGGACTCAAGCTGAATAAAATGTTGATAGTgtcattaaatatttgtcaaataaagaAACATGTTCTTTTTTAGACCAGGCAAAATTGGAAAGTttgtcatataaattgggacAAAGCTAGTAGTACGTGAACCAAATGACATCTTAAGTCTCGACGAATTGTACATCAATCACATTTTCTTGCAAGTTTGTATATGATTTGTCTAGTAGAATATTAGTCCATTTTATTCAACTTGGTTCTGTTTCCTCATTTTTAGTGGCAAGGATTGGGATGAACCAATGGTGAAGGATTGCAGTGGACAAACAAAGCCAATAGAGGGATCAACTTATCCAGGTGAAAGATATGCAGGAGAGGCAGTGGTGAAAAGTGTCCTAAGTAACATGACAATGCCTGTCAATTTACTTGATATTACACTGCTTACACAACTACGAAAAGACGGACACCCCTCGAGAATTGCCAGTGGCGCGTCGATGGACTGCAGCCACTGGTGTGTAGCTGGTGTTCCAGATGCTTGGAATGAACTATTGTACACAATGTTGCTCCAGAAATAAGTTTTCAAGCTAGTGTATATTGCATATTGAATCTCAATCTCTTATAAATGAAAGCTGATGGCTAGGTGCCTTTTATCTTGCTGTTGCTAGATTATCTCCGACCCCCGCTATTTTCTAtgtttggagagtaaaatagagaatacgGTCTCTACCCCACCGCTATTTTACTCTTTGTTCTCTATTTATAAAGAGATGAATAGTAGTCCTCTCTATTtcactttttgattattttaataatatatttattatatagatCATTTATAGGGCAAAGTAATAATCTTAAAAGTTGAGTATTTatgtcaaatttaaaataagttttatgatgatttaatattattatgtagTAATTGTATTTCATCaatgatttcacttttatttgtattgTCCATTTGTATGTATTATATTAACATTTGtttgtatttatgttattttgaatttagcataaactatatttttatattaaataaagaattggaaaagaataaaatttaattttacatgAACATTATATAGGATTATTTAAACactacaaaaaagaaaaaaaaggacttATATCATGAAATGAgaaaactaaaatgaaatataaatcatcatatttctatctattatatagaagagccaAGTTGAGTTCGATCAAGGACAATTTTGTCATTTCACAAATATTCtagaatgtttatttttatgttatgacaCCAAAAATCGTGGTAATAGATTTATAATACCAATACAACCAAATATGTTTTCTTAAATGACATGTATATCCTACTGATGTGACATTTAATTTGGAACCACATTTTCTAtagaatttttttcctttttttctttgtatgtgaaattttcattaaaccaaaaatatttattaaacaatgcattttagtaatttttatattatttaaaggtgaaataataattgtataattaatgaccaaaatgaaaatctagaagaatccatacatttttttcctttaaaactgacccataaagatatttttataattgtgttAAGATGAAGAGCttctattaattaactttttacaaacaataataaattctAAGTTTGTTTTGACATgtttttgaaggaaaattttgaactactttaaaataaaatgtgtttgaatagttaatatttttgttcctaaaagtactttaaagaattattgcgtaaagtaatattttttaaagaatatgatCACTAAATTTGTATATTGAAgattaaaataatctttaaaatgatgttatcaatattttctaattaatttgaaaatatataagaTTACGTGACTAAAAGAATGAACGATGTTTGACaatttaataggaaaaatttatatagaatattttcttatatcaaatatgataaacTATTTGACAGGAAAAATttgacaataaaaaaaataaaattcaaagtctaaggaaattaaaatacaaactaaagaaacatgagtagttaaaaaataaagaaaaaacaaaaaataaaaatgtcaatagAAAAGGGTTTGAGAAatataaaggaagaaaaaaattaaaaaataaataataacttgaaaaagaaacaagTATATTGGTTATTTTGTGGGCGTAAGATTCAAAGTTTCTTTTACGATATGATATTTAGAGTGtagtatcaaaaataaattattgatggAATTTGGAATATAAACAATTGTTATcgtatatagaaataaaattgcTTTCATGATTATTGTTATGTTTGTGGAGTTagtaatcaaaatataaataaatactttcaatatttagaatataacattatgataattgttattgttgtgGAAGTTAGAATTCaagttattaataattattttaaatattaatactaaaataaatagaagtatTTCTATTATCGAAGACAATAATGACATCTATCACAAAATTCACCGACAGAGCAAACTATAAACACATCATACATGAGTTTGAAGCAGCAGATTTGAAAGGCTTTGAATCGATCTTTACGAATTGATTCAtcaattattagtattttatcaTATGGAAGCTTATGGTACAAATATTGCAAAAAGAAGATGATAATATTGTAGAAAATAGATACCACTTgcgaaaatatatgaaaattgatgaagtttttcaaagatatcaacattttatatattcccCGAATGCAAAATGTTTTAACTCATAATCTAATGCAATTCTCTATTTCCTTGTTGCAATAGATTTTTTTGGACTTCAACTTTCTCAATTTGGATTGTAAACGACGCATTTATGTCATATGAACATTTGAAAAAGATTATTAAGTAACATATTGAAGTTGTTTACTAtaacaaaaaagtaaaataaaacatagaaatttcatatatttagaaGCTTATTACATCCTATCCCAAAAGTTTCCTCAAttacaaaaatctcaaattttttattGCTCTCGAATACATTCCTTGTTTGTCTGATACattactaattatatacatattacTTCATGGGAAGgatgtaaataaaaaattattcatttttattattaatttattattaatattttggtgAATCGTTGAATAAAATCAACTGAAAGGGAAATCATTTCGCCCTTAGGGTATATCTATGTATTCGAGGGGGGTAGATGTATCTGAGAGGGAATAAGAATATATCGAGAAAGGATTACGatattttaaattgtgaatttatgtaatttacatCTAGAAATTTTTCTTTCCAATATGGGAGGTTACCATCTGGTTTCTAATAGATTCGAGTGGGGGAAAAATCTTTATATTCTTTAAAGTGAGACAGAGTTTTACATTGAAGATTGTCAAGTATCTCAGAGGACCTATCTCTAAAAATATCTGGACATTCTATGAAGGTTTTGATTATGGTATGGATAAAGCTATTTGTCGAATCTGGAATGGTATAGCCATCCTTAATAATTGGGTTTCCTACGGGGTCAAGATGAACACTTTGGAAGATATTAATATTTGtagtcaagacaaaattttaagACAAATAACTAAAGATAGGGCCCAAATCCGTCGAGATTTAGGAAGTTTCTGCGAACAATTTTGTCTTCCACCATGTAGGAAGAATTTTCTCCGAAAATCAACCccaagaaaagaagaatatgCTTCCAAGCATCCCAAAGAATTCATAAAAGGCTGAAATCCCCTCCAAAGGATTAAACAATCAACCAAAAATACTACCTCTCTAACACCCAATAATGGTGATTGCTACAGGTGCAATAAACCTGGTCATATTGCCATATACTGCAAACTCTCCAAAAGGGTTAAGAATCTTAACCTTGACGATTGTGTCCGTAACCAAATCCAAAACCTCTTACTGGAAGAGAGTGAAAACTCTGATTATGCGGAAGATGAATTTGAAAACAGTTTCAACCAAATTGAAAATGATGACTTAGATTCCTTTGATTTTGAACAAGACCATGACAGCCAAGCTGAGGTAAATGTTCTCGAGTAAGAAAGTCTGAGATACCAGAGTAAAAATTCTCGAGTAAGAAAGTCTGGGATAGAGTTTGATCTCCCTTTGATATActctatcaaaattaaaaaaaatagataaaatagcTTGTCATCTAGCAAATATATGTTTAGAAGCAAGGTTTTGGACATCTTTTTGCAAAATTGATTTTGCAGCTTTACAATCAATGCATAGTAAAAAAATTTGATCTAgtaaattggattgaaattttgagatgcataaaaaaattgccaaaatttcctttttaatagtAGGATAATTTTGTTGGTCTTTATCCCAATGCTTGTATGCAAATGCAATAATATGCTCCTTTTCATTTTGTCTTTTCTTTAAGATCTCACCTTAACCTATGACAGAAGCATTTGTCTCAACTATTTTGAAAGCAGAGGGTTCAAGAAGTGATAAGCATAGAAGATCGTTTGCTTGCAGTTTGATCTCCTTAACAACATTTGTGTGGATGTTGGTCCATGGGGGAGGAGAtctctttaatttcaataaatTGCTGAGATATGGATGAAGTCTGTTATATAACACACCCCAAAAATCGATGAAGCTGGATTTTATCAAGAATCTGATGATGAAATTTATCAACAAATTGTGTGGATCGTTGGATGGGGACAATAGTGCCTTGTTAGATATTGTGCCCAAGGAACcttatatttctattatatagaagagcaAAGTTGAGGACGATCAAGGACAATTTATTCATTTCAcaaatattctaaaatatttattttattgctaTGACACGAAAAAACGtggtaataataacaatacaatCAAATATCTTTTCTTAAATGACATGTACATCCTAATGATGTGATATTTAATTTGGACCCAcatttctataaattttttttctttttttttgtgtgtaaagTTTTCATTAAACCAAAAATATCtattaaaaatgacattttagtaattttatattatttaagggTGAAATAATAATTGTGTAATTAATGACCAAAATGAAAATCTGGAAGAATCCATACATgtctttacttttaaaatttacccataaagatatttttataattgtgttAAGATGAAGATTttctattaattaactttttacaaacaataataaatgcTAAGCTTGTTTTGACATgtttttgaaggaaaattttgaactaatttaaaataaaatgcgtttgaatagttaatatttttgttcctaAAAATACTTTGAAGAATTATTgcgttatttttaattttagttacaAAATATGATCACTAAATTCATAGcttgattattaaaataatcattaaaatgacgtatgttttattatttaaaagagaaaaatattttttattttttagacttagaatcgccacttaattttaatagaaaaaaattaagaaactttgttttcaaaagattaaaatagAGAATATATTGAAAACTATAAGAGGGGTTTCGGggttttacttttatattttagaaaGGTTTTTACAACACCTAAAACATTCGCTAACTCGCGATTTTTCGGCAACTAACTTTTTTtagcttaaaataattttaacttgatttgagataaaaaaaattacttagaGTTGTttgaaagtaaaatattttcttactgTCTAAGTGATTTATTTAACTCccgaaatttatttattatcatttttatgtctATTTAAAGGAAATCGATTTAGTTTAATATAGTTAAAACATAAAGGCGTCTTTCagagatttgaaattttttcaccCTAAGACTAACGACAAGTATCAACAAGTAAGTACGCAgaaaagtaagagagagagagagttgtgCCCAAATCTGATTCATGTACGTCTAGACCGATATTTGGACCAATTTATGTTTTTAGGACTTAGGCCCCATTTCGATCATACCTGTCCTAAACTAgcgaaataaaaataagtaaaacttACAAGGCTTGGGCCTTAAAAAAACAAAGTATAAATTATAGGAACCACAtagtataaatacaaaatgaccttttagaattgaaattatgaaaaattccTTAAAACTCAAGTTAGCGGGATACATCCAGAGAGCACGGGATACTAACTCGTGATACATCGTAGTTGACATCTATTGCGGTTAATTAGGAAGATTTAACatgatttttgttattattaacaGAAATCACGTAATTAATGCTCTACAGCTTGCGTAACTGAttagtaaattcaaattttaaatcagaGTAGCTTCCTACATCAAAATTATTCCTGTAAAAGTTGATCTGCAttctaagaaataaaaaaaaggtttgaAGATGAATATCTCAATTCTGTTGCGGCATTCTTGAATTTGGGTAAGCGATGTTAATTATAAAGGTTACAAAGTTGATGGATTGTTGTTGGCCATTCCATTTCATTTGTGAATCTGAAAACGTTGATTTTATCAGAGCTTGAGATCGACACTGTTACAAAGGATATTGAAATTCGATACATTGTTAAATGAAGCTCATGTCCACAGAAAATCAAGAACGACATGGGTGTGAAACTTTATTTTGAAGTAAAAAAGAATGCATCTGGAATCGGCATGTATCCGCTTTGTATTTATACAACTGATAAAATTATTAGGGAGATATGTAATTTTGATTGTTCATCAGGTGAAGTCGTATGCGTAGAAGGTACCGAAAGAGATACTGAAGCTCTTGCTCTGGTCGAGTCGAGAATTTGTGACATTGATTATATTCCAGAATTAAATGCTACGAATTACATAACTGATTCCAATAGTACTGAAGTGAAGACTAGGCAGTTGTATAAGGACAAAGGAACACTCGTTGCTGTAATggctaaatataaaataaagaacatCTTCAATTTTCGAGTGAAAAGATCGGATAATAAAAGGTATTGGAATGCTTTCTCTATGATCTGCTTGTTTTTCtctattacatttttatttatattgtatctGATACATAAGTATAAGCACTATATATTTTGTTGTGATAATTATAACATTGCTTTTCTTATATGAATTAAACCAATAAAAACATTTGGACAACTATGTGTTGGTTTGGTTCAGCGACCAATGTGGATGGACCTTAAAATTATCTTGCAGAAAAAAATCTGATGTATTCAAAGTGAGATATTTTAATAGTGAACATACATGTCCAATGCGGGATAGGATACTAACAAAAGTACAAGCAACAATTGGATTTATTAGTGGTATGACTGCCCCTAAGTTGGTAAATCATAAACGAATCCATACACCTCGAGATGTAATTGAAGATATTAGAGAATTGTATGGGGTTGAGATATCGTACCAACAAGCATGGCGTGCTAGAGAACGTGCACTAGAAATGCTCAAGGGTAAGCCATCAGAAGGATACAAACAGATGCCGAGATACATATGGatgctaaataaagtgtatCCAAATTCATATATAAGGATGGAAAAGACGGAAGATAATAAATTCATGTATCTGTTCATAGACCTAAGACCGTTGATAAGAGGGTTCGACTACTGCAGGCCTGTAGTTGTAGTGGACGTTGCACCTCTTGGCGGGGCTTACAAGGGTACttttgtatcagcaagcacactcgATGGTGCAGGTATGAGTGTTATAATTCTTATGTAATGTAAaacttgttttatatttatattaatatatcttaGTGTAAACATTGTGTATCATGAAGTTAAATGTATGCTTCTTTGTAATTAGGATGCATATTGCCATTTGCATATGGTGTTGTAGACACTGAAAATGACTGTTCGTGGACATGGTTCTTCGAACAGTTCAAAAATGCATTTGGTGAGCGTGAAAACATGTGTATTGTATCAGATAGAAATGAAAGTAGCATAAAGAGTGTAAGCATTGTGTACCCAAATGTACCTCATTGTGCATGCATATGACATCTTTGGAAGAATGTATGTTCAAGATTCAAAAGGAGTAAAAACACACTAAGTGATATATTTTACTCAATGGCAAAAACATACAGaaaggaaaattttgaaaattaatggCTAAGGTTGTGAATAGAGTTGTAAATATGGGCTAGCCCACCCCATCCGGGCTAATCCATACAggctttgacattttacgggtCAGGCCGGGCTAGCCCATTTTTGGTGTGGGCCAGAAAATGATCGGCCTAgcccacaagtacgtgggctacaggCTTGCCGGGTCAGCTCACTCTTTAAAAAgggtaaatcacataaatatgctatattataaaaatatttaccatttatgtcaacataatttttctaactaaaacattttattgaaattaaaaaaatggacgGTCTTCGCCTCTTTCTCAACCCTTTTTTCTATTCTTCTGCTTCTttgactctttttttctttctttttactctTCTGCTTCTTCGCCTCTTTCTACTTCTTTTTaactcttttaattttgtctCTTTCACTGATGTTATTTATCTtcctcctcttcttttttttttaaattcttgttcttttctttgaactctttatctaaataattatattcctcaaatcaatttttttcatgtcactatttttattcaaaaacaagatgaaaagaggaacaaaaagactgcaaatttgtataaaattacgTTTTTAAGCAGAAActttaaatctttaaaattacAGAAGTAAGAGTTCATCATTGATGGTCATTATAaagcttt
Proteins encoded in this window:
- the LOC101257448 gene encoding protein trichome birefringence-like 42, translated to MSTKTVTKIYLFLVFLHLLTVQLRSCSIFEGSWIFDESYPIYDSLQCPFIDQGLNCIKNGRKDHFYLKYRWQPTDCDLPRFIGEDILKNFKGKNFMFVGDSLSNNQWQSLACMLHAAVPNCSYTFDRTRNRSVLSFPEFEFTVTFLKDGFLVDLVVEEAGRVLKLDSLSRTEQWKGVDVLIFNSYHWWIHTGRLQTWDYFQVGDKLYKEMDHMEAYNIALTTWANWVDSNIDPAVTKVFFQGISAVHYFGKDWDEPMVKDCSGQTKPIEGSTYPGERYAGEAVVKSVLSNMTMPVNLLDITLLTQLRKDGHPSRIASGASMDCSHWCVAGVPDAWNELLYTMLLQK